The proteins below come from a single Micromonospora citrea genomic window:
- a CDS encoding Ku protein, with protein MRAIWKGAVSFGLVSIGVRVYSATEEKDIRFHQVHREDGGRIRYKRTCQVCGEEVTYDDIAKGYDIGGGEMVILTDEDFADLPLSTSHAIDVLEFVPAEQVDPILYNKAYFLEPEGTATKPYVLLRDALADSERVAIVKVALRQREQLATLRVREGVLLLNTMLWPDEVRTPDFGFLDEDLKVRPPELAMASSLIDSMAGEFEPDAFTDDYRAALQEVIDAKVEGREVVQPEEVEEVPAAAVDLMAALKASVERAKAARGEAPAGGGGEPTPISAARSAQKKAAEKKAAPKKTAAKKAAPKKTAAKKAAPKKAEGEKKPAAKKAAPKKAARKTA; from the coding sequence ATGCGGGCCATCTGGAAGGGAGCGGTCTCGTTCGGGCTGGTCTCCATCGGCGTGCGGGTCTACTCGGCCACCGAGGAGAAGGACATCCGCTTCCACCAGGTGCACCGGGAGGACGGCGGCCGGATCCGCTACAAGCGCACCTGCCAGGTCTGCGGCGAGGAGGTCACCTACGACGACATCGCCAAGGGCTACGACATCGGCGGCGGCGAGATGGTGATCCTCACCGACGAGGACTTCGCCGACCTGCCGCTCTCCACCTCGCACGCGATCGACGTGCTGGAGTTCGTCCCCGCCGAGCAGGTCGACCCCATCCTCTACAACAAGGCCTACTTCCTGGAGCCCGAGGGCACCGCCACGAAGCCGTACGTGCTGCTGCGCGACGCGCTCGCCGACTCGGAGCGGGTGGCGATCGTCAAGGTGGCGCTGCGCCAGCGGGAGCAGCTCGCCACGCTGCGGGTACGCGAGGGCGTGCTGCTGCTCAACACGATGCTCTGGCCCGACGAGGTCCGTACCCCCGACTTCGGCTTCCTCGACGAGGACCTGAAGGTCCGCCCGCCGGAGCTGGCCATGGCCAGCTCGCTGATCGACTCGATGGCCGGCGAGTTCGAGCCGGACGCGTTCACCGACGACTACCGGGCGGCCCTCCAGGAGGTCATCGACGCCAAGGTGGAGGGCCGCGAGGTGGTCCAGCCGGAGGAGGTCGAGGAGGTCCCGGCGGCGGCGGTGGACCTGATGGCGGCGCTGAAGGCGTCGGTGGAGCGGGCCAAGGCCGCCCGTGGCGAGGCGCCGGCCGGCGGTGGCGGCGAGCCGACGCCGATCTCGGCGGCCCGCTCGGCGCAGAAGAAGGCGGCCGAGAAGAAGGCCGCGCCGAAGAAGACCGCCGCGAAGAAGGCGGCGCCGAAGAAGACCGCCGCGAAGAAGGCCGCCCCGAAGAAGGCCGAGGGCGAGAAGAAGCCCGCGGCGAAGAAGGCCGCCCCGAAGAAGGCCGCCCGCAAGACCGCCTGA
- a CDS encoding MerR family transcriptional regulator: MLIGELAERAGTSTRALRYYETHGLVRAARSANGYRVYDEAELHVVREIRALLAVGFGLDDIRPFVACLRAGNASGHVCPDSVAVLRRKLAEVDAGIDRLNTVRQELRDQLAHAIAHREETCSKLRRAAR, from the coding sequence ATGCTGATCGGTGAGCTGGCGGAACGCGCCGGCACGAGCACCCGGGCCCTGCGCTACTACGAGACGCACGGCCTGGTCCGGGCGGCCCGCTCGGCCAACGGCTACCGCGTCTACGACGAGGCGGAGCTGCACGTCGTACGCGAGATCCGGGCCCTGCTCGCGGTGGGCTTCGGGCTGGACGACATCCGCCCGTTCGTCGCCTGTCTCCGGGCCGGCAACGCCTCCGGCCACGTCTGCCCGGACTCCGTCGCGGTGCTGCGGCGCAAGCTGGCCGAGGTGGACGCGGGCATCGACCGGCTCAACACGGTCCGGCAGGAGCTGCGGGACCAGCTCGCCCACGCCATCGCCCACCGGGAGGAAACGTGCTCGAAACTGCGCCGGGCGGCGCGCTGA
- a CDS encoding thioredoxin family protein: MLETAPGGALTAVTDDTFAAVVLAADRPVVVDFWADWCPPCRAISRSLAELAVEFAGRMLFATIDTDANPDTTRAYGVLSLPTLLVFRRDEVVGSIVGARPKHHLRQSLARHLAG, from the coding sequence GTGCTCGAAACTGCGCCGGGCGGCGCGCTGACCGCCGTCACCGACGACACCTTCGCCGCCGTGGTGCTGGCCGCCGACCGGCCGGTGGTGGTGGACTTCTGGGCGGACTGGTGCCCGCCGTGCCGGGCGATCTCCCGCAGCCTCGCCGAGCTGGCCGTCGAGTTCGCCGGGCGGATGCTCTTCGCCACCATCGACACGGACGCGAATCCGGACACCACGCGCGCGTACGGGGTGCTGTCCCTGCCCACCCTGCTGGTCTTCCGGCGCGACGAGGTCGTCGGCTCGATCGTCGGGGCGCGACCGAAGCACCACCTGCGGCAGTCCCTGGCCCGGCACCTGGCCGGCTGA
- a CDS encoding FKBP-type peptidyl-prolyl cis-trans isomerase: protein MSERTQNRAQKSERRLAAQLAAQKAAEAKRRRQAWAGGLAGVAVVAVLITVFVTIGRNSDDKDQVAGTPSASATAPGAETPGAPQLPAGADPALGSKPTVTAGKGELKKLVVTPLIKGTGPAVQKGQTITTNYVGVFYADGKEFDSSWSRNEPASFAIGVGQVIPGWDQGLVGVTVGSRVQLDIPGELAYGNKATGGRPAGPLRFVVDVLAAQ from the coding sequence GTGAGCGAGCGTACGCAGAACCGAGCCCAGAAGTCGGAGCGGCGGCTGGCCGCCCAGTTGGCGGCGCAGAAGGCTGCCGAGGCGAAGCGTCGCCGCCAGGCCTGGGCCGGCGGGCTCGCGGGCGTCGCCGTGGTCGCGGTGCTGATCACCGTCTTCGTGACGATCGGGCGCAACAGCGACGACAAGGACCAGGTGGCGGGCACCCCGTCGGCGTCCGCCACCGCGCCGGGGGCCGAGACGCCCGGCGCCCCGCAGCTCCCGGCGGGCGCGGACCCGGCGCTGGGCAGCAAGCCGACGGTCACCGCCGGCAAGGGTGAGCTGAAGAAGCTCGTCGTCACCCCGCTGATCAAGGGCACCGGGCCGGCCGTGCAGAAGGGGCAGACGATCACCACGAACTACGTCGGCGTGTTCTACGCCGACGGCAAGGAGTTCGACTCCTCGTGGAGCCGCAACGAGCCGGCCTCCTTCGCGATCGGCGTCGGCCAGGTCATCCCGGGCTGGGACCAGGGCCTGGTCGGGGTCACCGTCGGCAGCCGCGTGCAGCTCGACATCCCGGGCGAGCTGGCGTACGGCAACAAGGCCACCGGCGGCCGTCCGGCGGGCCCGCTGCGCTTCGTCGTGGACGTGCTCGCCGCCCAGTGA
- a CDS encoding SCO6745 family protein gives MWTHFEPVHAVTYFHPRARTAYEAAGLRGFWRGYFAGRAAPLGPVDAAPVVGAFFNFAPHTVARALPAVWRLATPQEALRARLTGAVQALAELTYELPESHLVEAAGLLEAAAAEVEPAGRVLGAANAALPRGEYPLARLWQAATTLREHRGDGHVAALVAADLDPVETLAWRVALGMSPLNLLGRGWADEQWAAARARLTERGWLTADGEATEQGRARFEAIEDATDDAAARPWRTLGRDRTDRLRELLEPIARAAHALIPEGNPIGLPALQR, from the coding sequence ATGTGGACCCACTTCGAGCCGGTCCACGCGGTCACCTACTTCCATCCCCGCGCCCGGACCGCCTACGAGGCGGCCGGGCTGCGCGGTTTCTGGCGCGGCTACTTCGCCGGGCGGGCGGCGCCGCTCGGGCCCGTCGACGCCGCCCCGGTGGTCGGCGCGTTCTTCAACTTCGCCCCGCACACGGTGGCGCGGGCGCTGCCGGCCGTCTGGCGGCTCGCCACCCCGCAGGAGGCGCTGCGCGCCCGGCTCACCGGCGCGGTGCAGGCGCTGGCCGAGCTGACCTACGAGCTGCCCGAGTCGCATCTGGTCGAGGCGGCCGGGCTGCTGGAGGCGGCGGCCGCCGAGGTGGAGCCCGCCGGGCGGGTGCTCGGCGCCGCCAACGCCGCCCTGCCGCGCGGCGAATACCCGCTGGCCCGGCTCTGGCAGGCCGCCACGACGCTGCGGGAGCACCGCGGCGACGGGCACGTGGCGGCGCTGGTCGCGGCGGATCTCGACCCGGTGGAGACGCTGGCCTGGCGGGTCGCGCTCGGCATGTCCCCGCTGAACCTGCTGGGCCGGGGATGGGCCGACGAGCAGTGGGCCGCCGCCCGCGCCCGGCTGACGGAGCGGGGCTGGCTGACCGCCGACGGCGAGGCGACGGAGCAGGGCCGGGCCCGGTTCGAGGCGATCGAGGACGCCACCGACGACGCCGCCGCCCGGCCGTGGCGGACGCTGGGTCGGGACCGTACCGACCGGCTGCGGGAGTTGCTGGAGCCGATCGCCCGCGCCGCCCACGCGCTCATCCCGGAGGGCAACCCGATCGGCCTGCCCGCGCTGCAACGCTGA
- a CDS encoding HAD family hydrolase, translating to MADAVIFDLDGVIVDSEPVWEEVRRAYVAAHGGTWQPDTQRRLMGMSTGEWARYLSGELGVDRSAEQVAAEVVEEMTRRYAARVPLIDGADEVVRRLAGRWPLGLASSSPTRLIAAALAATGLSAVFGATLSTEETERGKPAPDVYLAVAGRLGVDPARCVAVEDSSNGVRSAAAAGMTVVAVPHGAYPLDPDAERLAAVVLGSVDELTPGAVDRLG from the coding sequence GTGGCGGATGCGGTGATCTTCGACCTGGACGGCGTGATCGTGGACTCCGAGCCGGTCTGGGAGGAGGTCCGGCGGGCGTACGTGGCGGCGCACGGCGGGACCTGGCAGCCCGACACGCAGCGCCGGCTGATGGGCATGAGCACCGGCGAGTGGGCCCGCTACCTCAGCGGCGAGCTGGGCGTCGACCGCAGCGCCGAGCAGGTCGCCGCCGAGGTGGTCGAGGAGATGACCCGGCGGTACGCGGCACGCGTACCGCTGATCGACGGGGCCGACGAGGTCGTGCGCCGGCTGGCCGGGCGGTGGCCGCTGGGGCTGGCCAGCTCGTCGCCGACCCGGCTGATCGCCGCGGCGCTGGCCGCGACGGGCCTGTCCGCCGTGTTCGGCGCGACGCTGTCGACCGAGGAGACCGAGCGGGGCAAGCCGGCGCCGGACGTCTACCTGGCGGTCGCCGGCCGGCTCGGCGTCGACCCGGCCCGCTGCGTCGCCGTGGAGGACTCGTCCAACGGCGTCCGGTCGGCTGCGGCGGCGGGAATGACGGTGGTGGCGGTGCCGCACGGGGCCTACCCCCTGGATCCGGACGCCGAACGGCTCGCGGCCGTGGTGCTGGGGTCGGTGGACGAGCTGACCCCCGGGGCCGTGGACCGGCTCGGATAG
- a CDS encoding NADPH:quinone reductase translates to MKAIVYERTGDASVLRLVDRPVPEPGPGEVLVRVAVSGVNPTDWKSRRHGPLPDGWQTPGQDGAGVIEAVGEGVDRDLIGERVWLWEAAWQRPWGTAAEYTVVPVRQAVPLGDASFDLGACLGIPFLTAHRCLTAGEYTPDRLHAGALSDHTVLVQGGAGAVGNAAVQLARWADACVVATVSSAEKAQLAAAAGASFVINYREQDVVEEVRKIAPDGVHTIVEVSPARNAAVDVQLLRRGGAVCVYADDGGAEVTLPVRPLMAPNARWQFVLVYTEPKAAKAQAVVDVAAAASQGGIGVGEEAGLPLHHHPLSAAVAAHQAVENSVVGKVLLTAGGDG, encoded by the coding sequence ATGAAGGCGATCGTGTACGAGCGCACCGGCGACGCCTCGGTGCTGCGACTGGTCGACCGGCCGGTGCCGGAGCCCGGCCCCGGCGAGGTGCTGGTGCGGGTGGCGGTCTCCGGGGTGAACCCGACGGACTGGAAGTCGCGCCGGCACGGTCCGCTGCCGGACGGCTGGCAGACACCGGGGCAGGACGGCGCGGGGGTGATCGAGGCGGTCGGCGAGGGCGTCGACCGGGACCTGATCGGCGAGCGGGTGTGGTTGTGGGAGGCCGCCTGGCAGCGCCCGTGGGGCACCGCCGCCGAGTACACGGTGGTGCCGGTCCGGCAGGCGGTGCCCCTCGGCGACGCCTCCTTCGACCTGGGGGCCTGCCTGGGCATCCCCTTCCTCACCGCGCACCGGTGCCTGACCGCCGGGGAGTACACGCCGGACCGGCTGCACGCCGGGGCGCTCAGCGACCACACGGTGCTCGTGCAGGGCGGGGCGGGCGCGGTGGGCAACGCGGCCGTCCAACTCGCGCGCTGGGCGGACGCCTGCGTGGTCGCCACGGTCAGCAGTGCGGAGAAGGCGCAGCTCGCGGCGGCGGCCGGGGCGTCCTTCGTCATCAACTACCGGGAGCAGGACGTCGTCGAGGAGGTCCGCAAGATCGCGCCCGACGGGGTGCACACGATCGTGGAGGTCTCCCCGGCGCGCAACGCGGCCGTCGACGTCCAGTTGCTCCGGCGCGGCGGCGCGGTCTGCGTGTACGCCGACGACGGCGGGGCCGAGGTGACCCTGCCGGTCCGGCCGCTGATGGCGCCGAACGCGCGCTGGCAGTTCGTGCTCGTCTACACCGAGCCGAAGGCGGCCAAGGCCCAGGCGGTGGTGGACGTGGCCGCCGCCGCCTCGCAGGGCGGCATCGGGGTGGGCGAGGAGGCGGGGCTGCCGCTGCACCACCACCCGCTCTCGGCGGCCGTCGCGGCGCACCAGGCGGTGGAGAACTCGGTGGTCGGGAAGGTGCTGCTCACCGCCGGCGGGGACGGGTGA
- a CDS encoding fatty acid--CoA ligase, producing the protein MRSTMMDAPLLVARILTHGSTVHGTAEVVTWTGGEPRRMSYAEVGRTAARLAHALRDECGVTGDERVATFMWNNTEHLVAYFAVPSMGAVLHTLNIRLFPDQLAYIANHAEDRVVLVDSTLIPLLARVIGELTTVRHVVVVGGGDPAPLVAAAGDRIAVHHWDALLADRPEVYDWPEVDERDAAALCYTSGTTGHPKGVAYSHRSIYLHSLQICMPESFGIGPTDRELAIVPMFHAMSWGLPYAAFVSGASLIMPDRFLQAAPIAEMIAAERPTLAGAVPTIWNDLLAHLDAHDVDTSSLREVIVGGSACPPALMHAFGERHGIDVVHAWGMTETSPLGSVARPPAGASGDDAWRYRYTQGRVPAGVEARIVGPLGEPLPADGTSVGELEVRGPWVTARYLGDDTPDEEKFRDGWLRTGDVGTLSPDGYITLTDRSKDVIKSGGEWISSVELENALMAHPAVLEACVVGVPDERWGERPLATVVLREGERAAPEELREFLAGAVARWQLPERWAVIEAVPKTSVGKFDKKVVRARYADGELDVRELTAP; encoded by the coding sequence ATGCGTAGCACGATGATGGACGCCCCCCTCCTGGTCGCGCGGATCCTCACCCACGGCTCGACCGTGCACGGCACGGCCGAGGTGGTCACGTGGACCGGCGGTGAACCGCGCCGGATGTCGTACGCCGAGGTCGGGCGGACGGCCGCCCGGCTGGCCCACGCGCTGCGCGACGAGTGCGGCGTCACCGGCGACGAGCGGGTCGCCACCTTCATGTGGAACAACACCGAGCACCTCGTGGCCTACTTCGCGGTGCCGAGCATGGGCGCCGTGCTGCACACCCTCAACATCCGGCTCTTCCCGGACCAGCTCGCCTACATCGCCAACCACGCCGAGGACCGGGTGGTGCTGGTCGACTCGACGCTGATCCCGCTGCTCGCCCGCGTGATCGGCGAGCTGACCACCGTGCGGCACGTGGTCGTCGTCGGTGGCGGTGACCCGGCCCCGCTGGTGGCGGCGGCCGGCGACCGGATCGCCGTACACCACTGGGACGCGCTGCTGGCCGATCGGCCGGAGGTCTACGACTGGCCGGAGGTGGACGAGCGTGACGCCGCCGCCCTGTGTTACACCTCCGGGACCACCGGTCACCCCAAGGGGGTGGCCTACTCGCACCGCTCGATCTACCTGCACTCGCTGCAGATCTGCATGCCGGAGTCGTTCGGCATCGGCCCGACCGACCGCGAGCTGGCCATCGTGCCGATGTTCCACGCGATGTCCTGGGGCCTGCCGTACGCGGCCTTCGTCTCCGGCGCGTCGCTGATCATGCCGGACCGGTTCCTCCAGGCCGCGCCGATCGCCGAGATGATCGCCGCCGAGCGGCCCACCCTGGCCGGCGCGGTGCCGACCATCTGGAACGACCTGCTGGCCCACCTGGACGCCCACGACGTGGACACCTCCTCGCTGCGGGAGGTGATCGTCGGCGGGTCGGCCTGCCCGCCGGCGCTCATGCACGCGTTCGGCGAGCGGCACGGCATCGACGTCGTGCACGCCTGGGGGATGACCGAGACGTCACCGCTGGGCTCGGTGGCCCGCCCGCCGGCCGGGGCGAGCGGCGACGACGCCTGGCGCTACCGCTACACGCAGGGCCGGGTGCCGGCCGGCGTCGAGGCCCGGATCGTCGGCCCGCTGGGCGAGCCGCTGCCGGCCGACGGGACGTCCGTCGGCGAGCTGGAGGTGCGCGGGCCCTGGGTGACCGCCCGCTATCTCGGCGACGACACCCCGGACGAGGAGAAGTTCCGCGACGGCTGGCTGCGCACCGGCGACGTCGGCACGCTCTCGCCGGACGGCTACATCACCCTCACCGACCGCTCGAAGGACGTCATCAAGTCCGGCGGCGAGTGGATCTCCTCGGTCGAGCTGGAGAACGCCCTGATGGCCCACCCGGCGGTGCTGGAGGCCTGCGTGGTCGGCGTGCCCGACGAGCGCTGGGGCGAGCGGCCGTTGGCCACCGTGGTGCTCCGCGAGGGGGAGCGGGCCGCCCCGGAGGAGCTGCGGGAGTTCCTGGCCGGTGCGGTGGCTCGGTGGCAGCTGCCGGAGCGCTGGGCGGTCATCGAGGCGGTGCCGAAGACCAGCGTCGGCAAGTTCGACAAGAAGGTGGTGCGCGCGAGGTACGCCGACGGCGAATTGGATGTACGGGAGCTGACGGCCCCGTAA
- a CDS encoding NUDIX domain-containing protein, translating to MSISWADSYVGQLRALAGDRTLMFVGARAVVRDNAGRVLLIQRSDNHQWALPAGAMELGESIADCAVREVREETGLRALRVSAFALYTGPDRTHTNMYGHTYQIFTTAFRVEEWDGTLARATDETVDAAFFHREQFPAPLSASVPETLADLDVFEQTNRLILK from the coding sequence GTGAGCATCTCCTGGGCCGATTCCTACGTCGGGCAACTGCGTGCCCTGGCCGGTGACCGGACGCTGATGTTCGTCGGCGCCCGCGCCGTGGTCCGCGACAACGCCGGCCGCGTCCTGCTGATCCAGCGCTCCGACAACCACCAGTGGGCCCTGCCCGCCGGGGCGATGGAACTGGGCGAGTCGATCGCCGACTGCGCCGTCCGCGAGGTGCGCGAGGAGACCGGCCTGCGCGCGCTGCGGGTCAGCGCGTTCGCCCTCTACACCGGCCCGGACCGCACCCACACCAACATGTACGGCCACACCTACCAGATCTTCACGACCGCGTTCCGGGTCGAGGAGTGGGACGGCACGCTGGCCCGGGCCACCGACGAGACCGTCGACGCCGCCTTCTTCCACCGGGAGCAGTTCCCTGCCCCGCTCTCCGCGAGCGTCCCGGAGACCCTCGCCGACCTCGACGTCTTCGAGCAGACCAACCGGCTGATCCTCAAGTAG
- a CDS encoding MDR family MFS transporter: MTTEAPALDGRQIRLLMFGLMTGMLLAALDQTIVGTALPTIVGELGGINHYSWVVTAYLLASTASTPLYGKMADLYGRRPVFLFSIGTFLLGSLLAGLSQDMTQLIVTRGIQGLGAGGLMTLAFTIISDVVSPRERGRYQGLFGAVFGLSSVAGPLVGGYFAETDWRWIFYVNVPLGILAILVCSRVLRLIPFTRRDHAIDWLGAALLVAGVSCLLLALSWGGNEYAWGSGVIVGLFVAGAVLGVLFVLQEARVAEPILPLRLFRSATFALANSAGFVLGLVMFGSIIFIPLYLQIVKGASPTRSGLLMLPMMAGVIVTSVLTGRAMSRIGRYKWFPVAGAAVLLVGMLLFTRLEVGTSLWVAFGFMVVIGVGLGLCMQSLILAVQNAVSMRDLGAGTSAATFFRSLGGSFGVAILGAVLSSRLTSELAGRLPGAIAQLPPQQQAAVAASGGADVSVNDPATILALPAPVRAAVQAAFVESLHLVFLTTGLIAIVAVLVTLALPNEKLRGAGPGGATGGTDGLGGEAPAPGGKPLAEESKGEAAAEMEAKSQTML; the protein is encoded by the coding sequence ATGACCACGGAGGCCCCGGCGCTCGACGGGCGGCAGATCCGGCTGCTGATGTTCGGCCTGATGACCGGCATGCTGCTGGCCGCGCTCGACCAGACGATCGTGGGCACCGCCCTGCCGACGATCGTCGGCGAGCTGGGCGGGATCAACCACTACTCGTGGGTCGTGACGGCGTACCTGCTCGCCTCCACCGCCTCGACGCCGCTCTACGGCAAGATGGCCGACCTGTACGGGCGCCGCCCGGTGTTCCTCTTCTCGATCGGCACGTTCCTGCTGGGCTCGCTGCTGGCCGGGCTGTCGCAGGACATGACCCAGCTCATCGTCACCCGTGGGATCCAGGGCCTCGGCGCCGGCGGCCTGATGACGCTGGCGTTCACCATCATCTCGGACGTGGTGTCGCCCCGGGAGCGCGGCCGCTACCAGGGGCTCTTCGGCGCCGTCTTCGGCCTCTCCTCGGTCGCCGGCCCGCTGGTCGGCGGCTACTTCGCCGAGACCGACTGGCGGTGGATCTTCTACGTCAACGTGCCGCTGGGGATCCTGGCGATCCTGGTCTGTTCCCGGGTGCTGCGGCTGATCCCGTTCACCCGGCGCGACCACGCGATCGACTGGCTCGGCGCGGCGCTGCTGGTCGCCGGGGTGAGCTGCCTGCTGCTGGCGCTGAGCTGGGGCGGCAACGAGTACGCCTGGGGCTCCGGCGTGATCGTCGGGCTCTTCGTCGCGGGCGCGGTGCTCGGCGTGCTCTTCGTGCTTCAGGAGGCCCGGGTGGCCGAGCCGATCCTGCCGCTGCGGCTGTTCCGCAGCGCCACCTTCGCGCTGGCGAACTCGGCCGGCTTCGTGCTCGGCCTGGTGATGTTCGGCTCGATCATCTTCATCCCGCTCTACCTGCAGATCGTCAAGGGCGCCTCGCCGACCCGCAGCGGCCTGCTGATGCTGCCGATGATGGCCGGCGTCATCGTCACCTCGGTGCTCACCGGCCGGGCGATGAGCCGGATCGGGCGGTACAAGTGGTTCCCGGTGGCGGGCGCGGCGGTGCTGCTGGTCGGCATGCTGCTGTTCACCCGGCTGGAGGTGGGCACCTCGCTCTGGGTGGCCTTCGGCTTCATGGTGGTGATCGGCGTCGGGCTGGGCCTGTGCATGCAGTCGTTGATCCTGGCCGTGCAGAACGCCGTGTCGATGCGCGACCTGGGCGCCGGCACCTCGGCGGCGACGTTCTTCCGCTCGCTGGGCGGGTCGTTCGGCGTCGCCATCCTCGGCGCGGTGCTGTCGTCGCGGCTCACATCCGAGCTGGCCGGGCGGCTGCCCGGGGCGATCGCGCAGTTGCCGCCGCAGCAGCAGGCCGCGGTGGCGGCGAGCGGCGGGGCCGACGTCTCGGTCAACGACCCGGCCACCATCCTGGCGCTGCCCGCCCCGGTCCGCGCGGCCGTCCAGGCGGCGTTCGTCGAGTCGCTGCACCTGGTCTTCCTGACCACCGGCCTGATCGCGATCGTGGCGGTGCTGGTCACCCTCGCGCTGCCGAACGAGAAGCTGCGCGGGGCGGGCCCGGGCGGCGCGACCGGCGGCACGGACGGCCTGGGCGGCGAGGCGCCCGCCCCCGGCGGCAAGCCGCTGGCCGAGGAGTCGAAGGGCGAGGCCGCCGCCGAGATGGAGGCGAAGAGCCAGACGATGCTCTGA
- a CDS encoding type 1 glutamine amidotransferase domain-containing protein — translation MAATTLQGRRIAFLAADGVEEVEYVQPREAVEQAGATVELVSLRPGTIQSFNHLDQSKTYDVDVTAADADAGGYDALVLPGGVANPDFLRTDAEAVRFVRAFFDAGKPVGVICHGPWTLIEADVVRGRRMTSWPSLRTDLTNAGATWVDEQVVTDNGLVSSRKPDDLPAFCAKIVEEFAEGPHPTR, via the coding sequence ATGGCAGCGACGACACTTCAGGGCAGGCGGATCGCGTTCCTGGCCGCCGACGGCGTCGAGGAGGTCGAGTACGTCCAGCCCCGCGAGGCGGTCGAGCAGGCCGGCGCCACGGTCGAGCTGGTCTCGCTCAGGCCCGGCACGATCCAGTCGTTCAACCACCTGGACCAGTCCAAGACGTACGACGTCGACGTGACGGCGGCCGACGCGGACGCCGGCGGCTACGACGCGCTGGTGCTGCCCGGCGGGGTGGCGAACCCGGACTTCCTGCGGACCGACGCCGAGGCGGTGCGCTTCGTCAGGGCGTTCTTCGACGCCGGCAAGCCGGTCGGGGTGATCTGCCACGGGCCGTGGACGCTGATCGAGGCGGACGTGGTGCGGGGCCGGCGGATGACGTCCTGGCCGAGCCTGCGCACCGACCTGACCAACGCCGGCGCGACCTGGGTCGACGAGCAGGTCGTCACGGACAACGGCCTGGTCAGCAGCCGAAAGCCCGACGATCTCCCCGCCTTCTGCGCGAAGATCGTCGAGGAGTTCGCCGAAGGGCCGCACCCGACCCGGTGA